ACAGCGAAGGCAGTTTTGTTCAGGAAACTGTTGCAATTCTCGGTCATGACGCACGCTCCCAGGGGCCCTGTGGTTGAGTTCTTCCTAGAGCCTGAGGCCTGGGAGGACGCGGATTGAAGTTCCAGTGAGTGCTCGCCTGCCCAGGACTCACAGGGCCTCCCCAGCAGCCTCACAAGGAAGGGAGCAGTGGGGCGGATGGATTGAGGGCCCTCGAGGTGTGAGAGTGACCCGAGGGAGCCCAGGACTTGCGCAGGAGAGGGGTGGAAGGGGAAGAGAGTGCTTAAGGTCATCACTCCGGACGACGAGGACCGTTGCGACACGCGGGAGAGGGAGGAACAGCAAGATCCCCACGGCCAGACCAAATTCCCGCACAGGCCTGGCTCAGAGTGACACCTTTTCTTCCGTCGCATGGGTCAGGTAGGAcacagagatagtggagggagcGGGCacagtgggagggtcagtgctgagggagcgggtgctgtgggagggtcagtgctgagggagtgggtgctgtgggagggtcagtgctgagggagcgggtgctgtgggagggtcagcgctgagggggtgggtgctgtgggagtgaCACTGAGTACGTACTCATTATCTGTTGCTATGTCTTTCCCTCTTCCCCCTGTCTGACCCTGTCTTCTCCCTCACGTTTTCACTATATCCCTcggttgtctctctctctctctctcctccccctctccctccgtccgtctgtctccctccctctctcacacactcgctctctgttcctctcctctctctctcacacactctttcTCCTTCCCCTCTCNNNNNNNNNNNNNNNNNNNNNNNNNNNNNNNNNNNNNNNNNNNNNNNNNNNNNNNNNNNNNNNNNNNNNNNNNNNNNNNNNNNNNNNNNNNNNNNNNNNNNNNNNNNNNNNNNNNNNNNNNNNNNNNNNNNNNNNNNNNNNNNNNNNNNNNNNNNNNNNNNNNNNNNNNNNNNNNNNNNNNNNNNNNNNNNNNNNNNNNNNNNNNNNNNNNNNNNNNNNNNNNNNNNNNNNNNNNNNNNNNNNNNNNNNNNNNNNNNNNNNNNNNNNNNNNNNNNNNNNNNNNNNNNNNNNNNNNNNNNNNNNNNNNNNNNNNNNNNNNNNNNNNNNNNNNNNNNNNNNNNNNNNNNNNNNNNNNNNNNNNNNNNNNNNNNNNNNNNNNNNNNNNNNNNNNNNNNNNNNNNNNNNNNNNNNNNNNNNNNNNNNNNNNNNNNNNNNNNNNNNNNNNNNNNNNNNNNNNNNNNNNNNNNNNNNNNNNNNNNNNNNNNNNNNNNNNNNNNNNNNNNNNNNNNNNNNNNNNNNNNNNNNNNNNNNNNNNNNNNNNNNNNNNNNNNNNNNNNNNNNNNNNNNNNNNNNNNNNNNNNNNNNNNNNNNNNNNNNNNNNNNNNNNNNNNNNNNNNNNNNNNNNNNNNNNNNNNNNNNNNNNNNNNNNNNNNNNNNNNNNNNNNNNNNNNNNNNNNNNNNNNNNNNNNNNNNNNNNNNNNNNNNNNNNNNNNNNNNNNNNNNNNNNNNNNNNNNNNNNNNNNNNNNNNNNNNNNNNNNNNNNNNNNNNNNNNNNNNNNNNNNNNNNNNNNNNNNNNNNNNNNNNNNNNNNNNNNNNNNNNNNNNNNNNNNNNNNNNNNNNNNNNNNNNNNNNNNNNNNNNNNNNNNNNNNNNNNNNNNNNNNNNNNNNNNNNNNNNNNNNNNNNNNNNNNNNNNNNNNNNNNNNNNNNNNgctgtgggagggtcagtgctgagggagtggggtgctgtggggggtcagtgctgagggagtgggtgctgtgggagggtcagcgctgagggagcgggtgctgtgggagggtcagcgctgaggggagCCAGCTGATTGGTTGAACCCTGCCTGCTTTGTCTCCTTGCAGGCGATGGACGCCAATGCCACTCTGCTGGGCAACTGGAGCCTGTGGGACGAGGACTGGGGGGAGGATGAGGAAGAGGACTACCGTTACCACCATGAGGAGGCGCTGTTGAACCACACCCAGCCCATCAGGAAGTCCCTCACCGTTGTCTCCATGGTGGCCTACGCCGCCATCTTTGTCCTGGGCGTCCCTGGCAACGTCGCCGTGTTGTGGGTCGCGGGTTTCCTGATGGCCAGGCGCCCGGTCACCGTCTGGTTCCTCAACCTCTCGGTGGCCGACCTCCTGCTGTGCCTCACCCTGCCCTTCCTGCTCACCCAGTTGGCCGTGGACTTCAGGTGGCCCTTCGGCCCCTTCCTCTGCAAGCTGCTGCCCTGGCTCACCGTGCTCAGCATGTACGCCAGCGTCTTCGTGCTGACCGGCATCTCGGTGGACCGCTGCCTGGCCACGctgctgcccctctggtcccgcAGGCGGCGCTCTCTGGGCCGGGCCCGGCTGTCCTGCGCCTCGGCCTGGGGCCTGGCCCTGCTGATGTCGCTCCCCAGCCTCCTGTACCGGCGGACGGTGCAGATTGCCGCCGAGTTCCCCGTCCAATGCATCGCCGACTACGGGGAGGTGTTGGGGCCTAGGCACCGCGCCGTCAGCCTGACCCGCTTCGTCTTCGCCTTCCTGCTCCCCCTGGTGGTCATCGCCGCCAGCAACGGCCTCATCGCCCACAGCCTCCGGGCCTCCCGCTTCTCCCAGCCCAAGAGCCAGAGGCCTTGCCGCCTCCTGCTGATGGTGCTGCTTGGGTTCTTCCTGTGCTGGACCCCCTACCACGTGGTGGGCCTGCTCTTCCTGTCGGGTGACTGGAGGCTCCAGCTCTGGGCCCAGACGGTCGACCCCGCCGCCATCAGCCTGGCCTACCTCAACAGCTGCCTCAACCCCTTCCTGTACGCCTTCGCCGGGCGCCAGGGCCGGGGGCAGCTCCGCAGAGGCCTGGAGGGGCTCCTGGAGGGCGCCTTCGAGGAAGAAAGCTCCCTGGCCTCCACCCGGCCCAAGCCCACACTACCGACGGTCAGCCAGAAGACAAAGACCTCAGGCCTGGAGCTCTCCAGATCGGTGGGCCCGTCTTGTGTGACAATTTGACGCAGCCGCTCCTGTCAGGACCTCTCCTCTGGATGCTCGGAAGTCTCCAGATGGCCAACTTAACACCCTCACCCCCAACTCTCTCTTTATAAGTACTTGAGATAGTCAATTTAACAATCCCCCAGcagcaatctctctttatatGTACTCGAGATGGTCAATTTAACCATCCCCCAGcagcaatctctctttataagtaCTCAAGGTGGTCAATTTAACAACACCCCAGCAGCAATCCCTCTTTATAAGTACTCGAGGTGGTCAATTTAACAATTCCCCAGCAGCAGTCCCTCTTTATATGTACTCGAGATGGTCAATTTAACAATTCCCCAGcagcaatctctctttatatGTACTCGAGATGGTCAATTTAGCAATTCCCCAGcagcaatctctctttataagtaCTCAGTTGGTCAATTTAACCATCCCCCAGcagcaatctctctttatatGTACTCGAGATGGTCAATTTAACAATTCCCCAGcagcaatctctctttatatGTACTCAAGATGGTCATTTTAACCATCCCCCAGCAGCAATCTCTATAAGTACTCAAGATGGTCAATTTAACAACACCCCAGcagcaatctctctttatatGTACTCGAGGTGGTCAATTTAACCATCCCCCAGcagcaatctctctttatatGTACTCGAGATGGTCAATTTAACAATCCCCCAGcagcaatctctctttataagtaCTCAAGATGGTCAATTTAATAATTCCCCAGCAGCAATCTCTATAAGTACTCAAGATGGTCAATTTAACAACACCCCAGcagcaatctctctttatatGTACTCGAGGTGGTCAATTTAACCATCCCCCAGCAGCAATCTCTCTTTATGTGTACTCGAGATGGTCAATTTAACCATCCCCCAGcagcaatctctctttatatGTACTCAAGGTGGTCAATTTTACAATTCCCCAGcagcaatctctctttatatGTACTCGGGATGGTCAATTTAACAATTCCCCAGcagcaatctctctttatatGTACTCGAGATGGTCAATTTAGCAATTCCCCAGcagcaatctctctttataagtaCTCAAGTTGGTCAATTTAACCATCCCCCAGCAACAATCTCTCTTTATATGTACTCAAGATGGTCAATTTAACCATCCCCCAGCAGCAATCTCTCTTTTTCTGTACTCGAGATGGTCAATTTAACAATTCCCCAGcagcaatctctctttatatGTACTCAAGATGGTCAATTTAACCATCCCCCAGcagcaatctctctttataagtaCTCAAGATGGTAAATTTAACCATCCCCCAGCaacaatctctctttataagtaCTCGAGGTGGTCAATTTAACAATTCCCCAGCAACAATCCATCTTTATAAGTACTCGAGATGGTCAATTTAACAATTCCCCAGCAGCAATCCATCTTTATAAGTACTCGAGATGGTCAATTTAACCATCCCCCAGcagcaatctctctttatatGTACTCGAGATGGTCAATTTAACCATCCCCCAGcagcaatctctctttataagtaCTCAAGATGGTCAATTTAACAATTCCCCAGcagcaatctctctttataagtaCTCGAGGTGGTCAATTTAACCATCCCCCAGcagcaatctctctttatatGTACTCGAGGTGGTCAATTTAACCATCCCCCAGcagcaatctctctttatatGTACTCAAGATAGTCAATTTAACAATTCCCCAGCAGCAATCCCCCTTT
This window of the Chiloscyllium plagiosum isolate BGI_BamShark_2017 unplaced genomic scaffold, ASM401019v2 scaf_32102, whole genome shotgun sequence genome carries:
- the LOC122546485 gene encoding C3a anaphylatoxin chemotactic receptor-like, whose protein sequence is MGQAMDANATLLGNWSLWDEDWGEDEEEDYRYHHEEALLNHTQPIRKSLTVVSMVAYAAIFVLGVPGNVAVLWVAGFLMARRPVTVWFLNLSVADLLLCLTLPFLLTQLAVDFRWPFGPFLCKLLPWLTVLSMYASVFVLTGISVDRCLATLLPLWSRRRRSLGRARLSCASAWGLALLMSLPSLLYRRTVQIAAEFPVQCIADYGEVLGPRHRAVSLTRFVFAFLLPLVVIAASNGLIAHSLRASRFSQPKSQRPCRLLLMVLLGFFLCWTPYHVVGLLFLSGDWRLQLWAQTVDPAAISLAYLNSCLNPFLYAFAGRQGRGQLRRGLEGLLEGAFEEESSLASTRPKPTLPTVSQKTKTSGLELSRSVGPSCVTI